From a single Brassica napus cultivar Da-Ae chromosome C9, Da-Ae, whole genome shotgun sequence genomic region:
- the LOC106425183 gene encoding probable protein arginine N-methyltransferase 3 isoform X1: protein MWREEGQTLSNRSLIANPLFRTWRRSLGYHSQLLMAAETKMVKDGVPNYSENDDEENFSEDGDWGDWEAADKDDDDFESDFVCLFCDSLFEHCRLSHGFDFHGVRKELKLDFYASFKLINYIRSQVAENKCWSWEALRKCHPEAKDVNFPWDEEKYLKPFLQEDSLLYSFADDEEEEDEEEALDREDLIEDLRKLGDLSIVDDEAIGESSVSNNDKCKDVSLISNCDDLKQSSAYGLVVNRKGKEPRVCDARLVGRSIRKVNENYFGSYNSFGIHREMISDKVRTDAYRDALLKNSSLMSGSVVMDVGCGTGILRLIRNRFYMKNIEKGSQELTVDSIGFWRNLRRTKRW, encoded by the exons atgtggagagaagaAGGCCAAACTCTCTCAAACCGATCGTTGATCGCAAACCCTCTCTTCAGGACTTGGCGCCGTTCTTTGGGTTATCACTCTCAACTTCTCATGGCGGCGGAAACAAAGATGGTGAAGGACGGTGTTCCCAACTACAGCGAGAACGACGACGAAGAGAACTTCTCAGAAGATGGAGACTGGGGAGATTGGGAAGCAGCTGATAAGGACGACGACGACTTCGAATCTGATTTCGTTTGTTTGTTCTGCGATTCACTCTTCGAGCACTGTCGTCTGAGCCACGGGTTCGATTTTCATGGAGTTAGAAAGGAACTGAAGCTGGACTTCTACGCTTCGTTTAAGCTCATCAACTATATTCGCTCGCAG GTGGCTGAGAACAAATGCTGGAGCTGGGAAGCTTTGCGGAAGTGTCATCCCGAAGCCAAAGATGTGAACTTTCCTTGGGATGAAGAGAAGTATCTGAAGCCCTTCTTGCAGGAGGATTCGCTTTTGTACAGCTTTGCAGATgacgaggaggaggaagatgaagaagaggcgTTAGACAGAGAGGATTTGATTGAGGATTTGCGGAAACTTGGGGATTTAAGCATTGTTGATGATGAAGCTATAGGGGAGAGCTCAGTGTCAAACAATGACAAATGCAAGGATGTTAGTCTTATCTCAAACTGCGATGACCTGAAACAAAGTTCTGCTTATGGTTTGGTAGTCAATAGGAAGGGTAAAGAACCAAGAGTTTGTGATGCGAGGCTAGTTGGTAGGAGCATCAGGAAGGTGAATGAGAATTATTTTGGATCTTATAATTCGTTCGGCATTCACAGGGAGATGATAAGTGATAAG GTTAGAACAGACGCTTACAGGGATGCACTTTTGAAGAATTCTAGTCTCATGTCTGGCTCTGTTGTAATGGATGTTGGTTGTGGAACTGGAATATTGAG GTTGATAAGAAACAGATTTTACATGAAAAATATCGAGAAGGGATCTCAAGAACTTACAGTCGATTCTATTGGCTTTTGGAGAAATTTGAGAAGGACAAAAAGATGGTAA
- the LOC125592533 gene encoding uncharacterized protein At3g60930, chloroplastic-like → MIRDECADRVEIGSSDVSVSGSEASSQASRSLRRASREIPFDQIDCRPTIYHPGGIFEELGPLPSELLRDPRAQSWGNVFDSCSSHKTVRDLLRRSGGAGITYIIPSKGQRPWSPPIGYQCVYESYFGDHTKLWFPIPRLITSYAFRRDIAICQLLNRSLRIAVMLMVMAAEIDVSMSVRVFEELTFTKAEPHGIFSVKMRSSYNVLAGHPNKTKDWQRSYFYVKSEHAFSEPPGDDYRVLWNKTLVRHPNTIAYPEKFFESAQAIAAHSHLRWPDLSREWIKRQEARIARVDWESRLPVVLGPRKSRLSLFTRKQQKLLDEARKMDGVPDLSALLKGKLQLLSKKSIPADVQGSTSSDAGRASKEGAPGLVDKDVGAEPPASSPKKKKKSKKSRRKTTEELPLEEIASLDETSEGLEARKEERGRKRLYEGATSSIDHGEAPAVGREGATRGSVESDRSEAAPEDRPRKKKKKKSIEAEPRPSDVETGCWTRI, encoded by the exons ATGATCCGTGATGAATGCGCGGATCGCGTTGAAATCGGGAGCAGTGACGTGAGCGTTAGCGGCTCTGAAGCATCTAGCCAAGCCTCAAGATCTTTGAGACGAGCAAGTCGGGAGATTCCTTTCGACCAGATAGACTGCCGTCCCACGATCTATCATCCTGGCGGGATCTTCGAAGAACTCGGCCCACTCCCGTCCGAATTGCTTCGTGACCCGCGGGCTCAGTCATGGGGGAATGTCTTCGATTCTTGCTCCTCTCACAAGACGGTGAGGGATTTATTGAGGCGAAGTGGAGGTGCCGGCATTACATACATCATTCCTTCCAAGGGACAGCGTCCGTGGTCGCCTCCGATTGGCTATCAGTGTGTCTACGAGTCCTATTTTGGAGACCATACGAAGCTCTGGTTTCCAATTCCCCGACTGATCACGTCGTACGCATTCCGTCGGGACATCGCCATCTGTCAGTTGCTTAACAGGTCGCTGCGCATCGCGGTTATGCTAATGGTGATGGCAGCGGAGATAGACGTTTCGATGAGTGTGAGAGTATTCGAAGAGTTAACTTTTACGAAGGCGGAGCCACATGGAATATTTTCAGTGAAGATGCGCTCGAGCTACAACGTCTTGGCTGGGCACCCGAACAAGACGAAGGACTGGCAGCGCTCATATTTTTACGTCAAGTCTGAGCATGCCTTCTCGGAGCCACCTGGGGACGACTACCGCGTTCTATGGAACAAAACGCTTG TTCGTCACCCGAATACGATCGCATACCCGGAGAAATTCTTCGAGAGTGCTCAGGCGATCGCGGCTCACAGCCATCTCCGTTGGCCTGATCTTAGTCGAGAGTGGATAAAACGTCAAGAAGCTCGGATTGCTAGAG tTGATTGGGAATCGAGACTTCCTGTTGTACTCGGGCCCCGTAAGTCGCGTCTGTCCCTTTTTACTCGGAAACAGCAGAAACTTCTAGACGAAGCTAGAAAGATGGACGGAGTGCCGGATTTGAGTGCATTGTTGAAGGGGAAGCTGCAATTGCTTTCGAAGAAGTCAATTCCTGCCGATGTGCAAGGGTCGACCAGTTCTGACGCAGGTCGAGCTTCCAAGGAAGGAGCTCCTGGTTTAGTCGACAAAGACGTTGGGGCGGAGCCTCCTGCCTCAAGtcctaaaaagaagaagaagagcaagaaatCCAGGAGGAAAACGACCGAAGAGCTTCCTCTTGAAGAGATAGCTTCTCTCGACGAAACCTCCGAGGGTTTGGAAGCAAGGAAGGAAGAGAGAGGAAGGAAGAGACTTTACGAAGGGGCTACTTCCTCCATTGATCACGGCGAGGCGCCGGCAGTAGGACGAGAAGGCGCTACAAGGGGTTCCGTCGAGTCTGACCGTTCCGAAGCGGCACCTGAAGATCGTcccagaaagaagaagaagaagaagtccatCGAGGCAGAGCCGCGTCCTTCTGATGTGGAGACGGGCTGTTGGACCCGAATATGA
- the LOC106425183 gene encoding probable protein arginine N-methyltransferase 3 isoform X2 yields MWREEGQTLSNRSLIANPLFRTWRRSLGYHSQLLMAAETKMVKDGVPNYSENDDEENFSEDGDWGDWEAADKDDDDFESDFVCLFCDSLFEHCRLSHGFDFHGVRKELKLDFYASFKLINYIRSQVAENKCWSWEALRKCHPEAKDVNFPWDEEKYLKPFLQEDSLLYSFADDEEEEDEEEALDREDLIEDLRKLGDLSIVDDEAIGESSVSNNDKCKDVSLISNCDDLKQSSAYGLVVNRKGKEPRVCDARLVGRSIRKVNENYFGSYNSFGIHREMISDKVRTDAYRDALLKNSSLMSGSVVMDVGCGTGILRISGWKP; encoded by the exons atgtggagagaagaAGGCCAAACTCTCTCAAACCGATCGTTGATCGCAAACCCTCTCTTCAGGACTTGGCGCCGTTCTTTGGGTTATCACTCTCAACTTCTCATGGCGGCGGAAACAAAGATGGTGAAGGACGGTGTTCCCAACTACAGCGAGAACGACGACGAAGAGAACTTCTCAGAAGATGGAGACTGGGGAGATTGGGAAGCAGCTGATAAGGACGACGACGACTTCGAATCTGATTTCGTTTGTTTGTTCTGCGATTCACTCTTCGAGCACTGTCGTCTGAGCCACGGGTTCGATTTTCATGGAGTTAGAAAGGAACTGAAGCTGGACTTCTACGCTTCGTTTAAGCTCATCAACTATATTCGCTCGCAG GTGGCTGAGAACAAATGCTGGAGCTGGGAAGCTTTGCGGAAGTGTCATCCCGAAGCCAAAGATGTGAACTTTCCTTGGGATGAAGAGAAGTATCTGAAGCCCTTCTTGCAGGAGGATTCGCTTTTGTACAGCTTTGCAGATgacgaggaggaggaagatgaagaagaggcgTTAGACAGAGAGGATTTGATTGAGGATTTGCGGAAACTTGGGGATTTAAGCATTGTTGATGATGAAGCTATAGGGGAGAGCTCAGTGTCAAACAATGACAAATGCAAGGATGTTAGTCTTATCTCAAACTGCGATGACCTGAAACAAAGTTCTGCTTATGGTTTGGTAGTCAATAGGAAGGGTAAAGAACCAAGAGTTTGTGATGCGAGGCTAGTTGGTAGGAGCATCAGGAAGGTGAATGAGAATTATTTTGGATCTTATAATTCGTTCGGCATTCACAGGGAGATGATAAGTGATAAG GTTAGAACAGACGCTTACAGGGATGCACTTTTGAAGAATTCTAGTCTCATGTCTGGCTCTGTTGTAATGGATGTTGGTTGTGGAACTGGAATATTGAG AATATCTGGTTGGAAGCCATAA
- the LOC106350129 gene encoding uncharacterized protein LOC106350129, producing MKQYSTHILKQASEADLWKIRQGLEDSLRVYIEKFRAVRTKLSNPNDQVAIEALRRGLWYKSGFFSELTLNPPPTIDDALHKASRYITLEEEMAALDKLHRKPQSHPKGEASDGKGPHKRGSSRNNQTQGEHSYVVEEDKEEKPVAATAKAPWSKGYDESKHCSYHDRKGHSTEECWDLQRQLAAKFAAGEIKDVDLKKPQPYQKRGPRDSSPKRERSPEKETDSPPPAPKKRVDMILGKFPQGKSLQIEALLSKPPPQSSPGSRIDYILGGSGVCQDSVNSIKSHVRKAVSNTQSKPTKPESNTKISFWESETLDLDRPHDDALVITLNIAGYEVPKLMIDTGSSVDLIFYNALKGMEIDDYEIVDQKSNLVGFSGETATSLGTIKLPIIAGGVMKMTNFIVVDKPSPFHAILGRPWIHKMKAVASTYHQCVKFPTTNGIATIHGSQKISRICYLGGFES from the coding sequence ATGAAGCAATATTCAACTCACATCCTGAAACAAGCGTCTGAGGCTGACCTCTGGAAGATCAGACAAGGACTGGAAGACTCACTGCGAGTCTACATCGAAAAGTTCAGAGCAGTAAGAACTAAACTCTCGAATCCCAACGATCAGGTAGCCATTGAGGCTCTTAGGAGAGGTCTCTGGTATAAATCAGGTTTCTTCTCGGAGCTAACGCTAAATCCCCCTCCAACCATCGATGACGCCCTCCATAAGGCCTCTAGATACATTACCTTGGAGGAGGAAATGGCAGCATTAGATAAGCTCCACAGAAAACCCCAGAGTCACCCGAAAGGCGAAGCCTCCGATGGAAAGGGACCTCACAAAAGAGGTAGCTCCCGAAATAATCAGACCCAGGGAGAACATTCTTACGTAGTCGAGGAAGACAAGGAAGAAAAACCTGTCGCCGCGACAGCTAAAGCCCCCTGGTCCAAAGGTTATGACGAGAGCAAACATTGCTCTTACCACGATCGAAAGGGACATTCAACCGAAGAATGTTGGGACCTCCAACGACAACTGGCTGCTAAATTCGCAGCCGGAGAAATAAAAGATGTGGACCTCAAAAAGCCACAACCTTATCAGAAGAGAGGTCCCAGAGATAGCTCTCCAAAACGCGAGAGGTCACCTGAAAAAGAAACAGACTCACCACCCCCAGCTCCCAAAAAGAGAGTCGATATGATCCTTGGAAAGTTTCCACAAGGAAAAAGCCTACAAATCGAGGCCCTCTTGAGTAAACCACCTCCCCAATCGAGCCCTGGCTCAAGGATCGATTACATCCTTGGAGGGTCCGGTGTGTGTCAAGACTCCGTTAACTCTATTAAAAGTCACGTACGGAAAGCTGTGTCAAACACTCAGTCCAAACCGACCAAGCCTGAGTCTAACACTAAGATCTCTTTCTGGGAGAGTGAGACATTAGACCTCGATAGACCTCACGACGATGCCCTTGTCATAACATTAAATATAGCAGGGTACGAGGTACCTAAGCTCATgatcgacaccggaagctcCGTCGATCTTATTTTCTACAACGCACTAAAGGGAATGGAAATAGACGACTACGAAATTGTCGACCAGAAATCCAACCTCGTAGGTTTCTCAGGTGAAACAGCCACCTCATTGGGAACAATTAAGCTCCCAATTATAGCTGGCGGAGTCATGAAAATGACCAACTTCATAGTTGTCGACAAACCATCCCCTTTCCACGCAATCCTCGGAAGGCCTTGGATTCATAAGATGAAAGCAGTAGCTTCAACTTATCACCAATGCGTGAAATTTCCAACAACCAACGGAATAGCTACCATACACGGTAGCCAAAAGATTTCAAGGATCTGTTACCTGGGAGGATTCGAATCATAA